Genomic segment of Drosophila simulans strain w501 chromosome 2R, Prin_Dsim_3.1, whole genome shotgun sequence:
CCCAACGATTACGAGGTGGGCAAGCGCTGCAATTTGCCCTTCATTACAATCTTCAACGACGACGGCTACATAATCGGCGACTACGGAGAGTTTACGGGAATGAAGCGATTTGAGTGCCGCAAGAAAATCCTGGAGAAGCTTAAGGCCCTGAATCTATACCGCGAGACACTGAACAATCCGATGGTGGTGCCCATCTGCAGTCGCTCCAAGGACGTTGTGGAGCCGCTGATTAAGCCGCAGTGGTATGTAAGCTGCTCGGACATGGCAGCCTCTGCCACTGAGGCAGTGCGCTCCGGCGAACTGAAGATCATTCCGGAGCACCACACCAAGACGTGGTACCACTGGATGGACGGTATTCGTGACTGGTGCGTGTCGAGGCAGCTGTGGTGGGGTCACCGGATTCCGGCATACCATGTCAGCTTCACCGACCCTTCCCTCCAAGCCGGATCGGTGAGTAAATCTACtttgtataataataatttgtatggGTAATATATTTCGTTGGAAATCTTAGTCTGCTCATGGGACAGTGGtgcgtaaaaaaaaaacagaaacccataaattatatacaacACTTTTAAATTAGACAAACTACAATTTTCCTATTTGTTTCATTCCTAGAACGACGACGAGCAGTACTGGATTGTAGCACGCAGCGAAGCGGAGGCTCTGACCAAGGCAGCCGAACGATTCGGTGTGGACGCCAGCAAGATAGTACTGAAGCAAGACGAAGATGTCCTGGACACGTGGTTCAGTTCGGGAATCTTTCCCTTCTCCGTTTTTGGCTGGCCAGACCAAACTAAGGATCTGCAGACGTTCTATCCCACATCGCTCTTGGAGACAGGTCACGACATTCTCTTCTTCTGGGTGGCCCGCATGGTATTCTTCGGACAGAAGCTGCTGGGCAAACTGCCGTTTAAGGAGGTCTACCTTCACCCCATGGTGAGGGATGCGCACGGTCGCAAAATGTCCAAGTCCCTGGGAAATGTTATCGATCCTATGGATGTAATTCGTGGCATTACGCTCGAGGGACTACATAATCAACTTGTGGGCTCTAATCTGGATCCCCGGGAGATCGAAAAGGCTAAGGCTGGACAGAAACAGGATTACCCACAGGGAATTCCCGAGTGCGGCTCCGATGCCCTTCGATTCGCGCTGTGCGCCTATATCACGCAAGCGCGCGACATCAACCTGGACATCAATCGGGTTCTGGGATATCGTTTCTTCTGCAACAAGCTGTGGAATGCCACCAAGTTCGCCCTGCTGTACTTCACGGGCTCTGAGAAGTTTGATACGGAGCTAAGTGCGTCTGCAGCGATCAACCAGATGGACGCCTGGATCCTGTCACGCTTGGCAGCGGCCATTGAAGCTTGCAACACCGGCTTTGAGTCGTACGACTTTGCTGCAGCGACCAGCGCCTGCTACGCATTCTGGCTCTACGATCTGTGCGACGTGTATTTGGAGTGCCTGAAGCCGATCTTCCAGAGCGGCAGCGAGGAGCAACAGACCGCTGCCAGGCGCACACTCTACGTATGTCTAGATTATGGACTGCGCCTGCTCTCTCCGTTTATGCCTTTCATCACGGAGGAACTTTACCAGCGGCTTCCAAGGGCTAATCCCGCTCCTAGCATTTGTGTGGCTAGCTATCCCAGTAAGTCGCATTTGTTTTCTTCATGATGATGCAATTcaaataactttattttccTCATAACTAGGCAATACATCCTGGCGCAGCACAAAGATAGAGTCGGACGTGGAATTTGTGCAGAAGGCGGCGCGAATCATTCGATCTGCCCGTTCCGACTATAATCTGCCCAACAAGGTTAAAACCGAGGTGTATATTGTGTGCACCGATTCGGTGCCCAGTGAAATACTCAAACGCTACGCCAGCGATCTGGCCACAATCTCCTACTGCTCCAATGTGGTCTTCGACAGCCCCGCACCGCAGGGCTGTGCGATCCTCACCGTGACGGGCCAGTGCGAGGTGCACCTGCTGCTCAAGGGACTCGTGGAAGCGGACAAGGAGATTGCCAAGCTGCAGAAGAAGAGCGACCAGCTGGTGCAGACGGTGGGCAAGCTGACTCAGGCCATCCAGGCCGCCGACTACGCAACTAAAGTACCCGCCGAGGTGCAGGAGGCCAACGAGACAAAACTTTCCGAGTCGCGGGCAGAGATCGAACGCATCGCTGCCGCCATCGAGACTCTGAAACTGATGTGAACAGGGAATGCGGTAACCGCTAGTCGGGAACAGTGGTAATTGATATTTAGCACGCTTGCCTTGCCAGCTGCTAGGCTTTActtaaaaaatacaagaacGCGCTTCACTCGCAAACAAAGTAATGCATTTCGTACAGAGTAGACAAATCGattgatgttttatttattcataacGTCCCACACATGAAATTTGCcccaatataaataaatagaaaagataaaactACCTAAGGGATTTTGGTTATTCATAGCCCGAGCTACCAGGTTAAGCGGGTGGCATGGTCCGTCTTGCGCTTCGACATCTTAATGTAACCCAGAAACTGCAACTCGGCTACGGCACGCGTGAATCGGGCTCTGGTTGAAACGGAAACCGAAAGAAA
This window contains:
- the LOC6734271 gene encoding valine--tRNA ligase isoform X1; amino-acid sequence: MPEAEQQNDANAPAGAGGEPPKTAKQLEKERLKAEKLAKLQAKLDKKAAAAPAAGEKKEKPEQKRTKEVKEAAVYTAQTAPGEKKDLSGALPDAYSPRYVEAQWYSWWEKEGFFTPEYGRASIDSPNPNGKFVMIIPPPNVTGSLHLGHALTNAIEDAITRYHRMKGRTTLWVPGCDHAGIATQVVVEKLLWRDEKLSRHDLGREKFIERIWDWRREKGGRIYEQLKSLGSSYDWSRVAFTMDPKLCRAVTEAFVRLHEEGSIYRSSRLVNWSCTLRSAISDIEVDKVEIPGRTFLSIPGYEDKVEFGVLIKFAYKVEGSDEEIIVATTRIETMLGDTAVAVHPQDDRYKHLHGKFVVHPFSTRRLPIVCDEFVDMAFGTGAVKITPAHDPNDYEVGKRCNLPFITIFNDDGYIIGDYGEFTGMKRFECRKKILEKLKALNLYRETLNNPMVVPICSRSKDVVEPLIKPQWYVSCSDMAASATEAVRSGELKIIPEHHTKTWYHWMDGIRDWCVSRQLWWGHRIPAYHVSFTDPSLQAGSSAHGTVNDDEQYWIVARSEAEALTKAAERFGVDASKIVLKQDEDVLDTWFSSGIFPFSVFGWPDQTKDLQTFYPTSLLETGHDILFFWVARMVFFGQKLLGKLPFKEVYLHPMVRDAHGRKMSKSLGNVIDPMDVIRGITLEGLHNQLVGSNLDPREIEKAKAGQKQDYPQGIPECGSDALRFALCAYITQARDINLDINRVLGYRFFCNKLWNATKFALLYFTGSEKFDTELSASAAINQMDAWILSRLAAAIEACNTGFESYDFAAATSACYAFWLYDLCDVYLECLKPIFQSGSEEQQTAARRTLYVCLDYGLRLLSPFMPFITEELYQRLPRANPAPSICVASYPSNTSWRSTKIESDVEFVQKAARIIRSARSDYNLPNKVKTEVYIVCTDSVPSEILKRYASDLATISYCSNVVFDSPAPQGCAILTVTGQCEVHLLLKGLVEADKEIAKLQKKSDQLVQTVGKLTQAIQAADYATKVPAEVQEANETKLSESRAEIERIAAAIETLKLM
- the LOC6734271 gene encoding valine--tRNA ligase isoform X3 — its product is MPEAEQQNDANAPAGAGGEPPKTAKQLEKERLKAEKLAKLQAKLDKKAAAAPAAGEKKEKPEQKRTKEVKEAAVYTAQTAPGEKKDLSGALPDAYSPRYVEAQWYSWWEKEGFFTPEYGRASIDSPNPNGKFVMIIPPPNVTGSLHLGHALTNAIEDAITRYHRMKGRTTLWVPGCDHAGIATQVVVEKLLWRDEKLSRHDLGREKFIERIWDWRREKGGRIYEQLKSLGSSYDWSRVAFTMDPKLCRAVTEAFVRLHEEGSIYRSSRLVNWSCTLRSAISDIEVDKVEIPGRTFLSIPGYEDKVEFGVLIKFAYKVEGSDEEIIVATTRIETMLGDTAVAVHPQDDRYKHLHGKFVVHPFSTRRLPIVCDEFVDMAFGTGAVKITPAHDPNDYEVGKRCNLPFITIFNDDGYIIGDYGEFTGMKRFECRKKILEKLKALNLYRETLNNPMVVPICSRSKDVVEPLIKPQWYVSCSDMAASATEAVRSGELKIIPEHHTKTWYHWMDGIRDWCVSRQLWWGHRIPAYHVSFTDPSLQAGSNDDEQYWIVARSEAEALTKAAERFGVDASKIVLKQDEDVLDTWFSSGIFPFSVFGWPDQTKDLQTFYPTSLLETGHDILFFWVARMVFFGQKLLGKLPFKEVYLHPMVRDAHGRKMSKSLGNVIDPMDVIRGITLEGLHNQLVGSNLDPREIEKAKAGQKQDYPQGIPECGSDALRFALCAYITQARDINLDINRVLGYRFFCNKLWNATKFALLYFTGSEKFDTELSASAAINQMDAWILSRLAAAIEACNTGFESYDFAAATSACYAFWLYDLCDVYLECLKPIFQSGSEEQQTAARRTLYVCLDYGLRLLSPFMPFITEELYQRLPRANPAPSICVASYPSNTSWRSTKIESDVEFVQKAARIIRSARSDYNLPNKVKTEVYIVCTDSVPSEILKRYASDLATISYCSNVVFDSPAPQGCAILTVTGQCEVHLLLKGLVEADKEIAKLQKKSDQLVQTVGKLTQAIQAADYATKVPAEVQEANETKLSESRAEIERIAAAIETLKLM
- the LOC6734271 gene encoding valine--tRNA ligase isoform X4; protein product: MPEAEQQNDANAPAGAGGEPPKTAKQLEKERLKAEKLAKLQAKLDKKAAAAPAAGEKKEKPEKRTKEVKEAAVYTAQTAPGEKKDLSGALPDAYSPRYVEAQWYSWWEKEGFFTPEYGRASIDSPNPNGKFVMIIPPPNVTGSLHLGHALTNAIEDAITRYHRMKGRTTLWVPGCDHAGIATQVVVEKLLWRDEKLSRHDLGREKFIERIWDWRREKGGRIYEQLKSLGSSYDWSRVAFTMDPKLCRAVTEAFVRLHEEGSIYRSSRLVNWSCTLRSAISDIEVDKVEIPGRTFLSIPGYEDKVEFGVLIKFAYKVEGSDEEIIVATTRIETMLGDTAVAVHPQDDRYKHLHGKFVVHPFSTRRLPIVCDEFVDMAFGTGAVKITPAHDPNDYEVGKRCNLPFITIFNDDGYIIGDYGEFTGMKRFECRKKILEKLKALNLYRETLNNPMVVPICSRSKDVVEPLIKPQWYVSCSDMAASATEAVRSGELKIIPEHHTKTWYHWMDGIRDWCVSRQLWWGHRIPAYHVSFTDPSLQAGSNDDEQYWIVARSEAEALTKAAERFGVDASKIVLKQDEDVLDTWFSSGIFPFSVFGWPDQTKDLQTFYPTSLLETGHDILFFWVARMVFFGQKLLGKLPFKEVYLHPMVRDAHGRKMSKSLGNVIDPMDVIRGITLEGLHNQLVGSNLDPREIEKAKAGQKQDYPQGIPECGSDALRFALCAYITQARDINLDINRVLGYRFFCNKLWNATKFALLYFTGSEKFDTELSASAAINQMDAWILSRLAAAIEACNTGFESYDFAAATSACYAFWLYDLCDVYLECLKPIFQSGSEEQQTAARRTLYVCLDYGLRLLSPFMPFITEELYQRLPRANPAPSICVASYPSNTSWRSTKIESDVEFVQKAARIIRSARSDYNLPNKVKTEVYIVCTDSVPSEILKRYASDLATISYCSNVVFDSPAPQGCAILTVTGQCEVHLLLKGLVEADKEIAKLQKKSDQLVQTVGKLTQAIQAADYATKVPAEVQEANETKLSESRAEIERIAAAIETLKLM
- the LOC6734271 gene encoding valine--tRNA ligase isoform X2, coding for MPEAEQQNDANAPAGAGGEPPKTAKQLEKERLKAEKLAKLQAKLDKKAAAAPAAGEKKEKPEKRTKEVKEAAVYTAQTAPGEKKDLSGALPDAYSPRYVEAQWYSWWEKEGFFTPEYGRASIDSPNPNGKFVMIIPPPNVTGSLHLGHALTNAIEDAITRYHRMKGRTTLWVPGCDHAGIATQVVVEKLLWRDEKLSRHDLGREKFIERIWDWRREKGGRIYEQLKSLGSSYDWSRVAFTMDPKLCRAVTEAFVRLHEEGSIYRSSRLVNWSCTLRSAISDIEVDKVEIPGRTFLSIPGYEDKVEFGVLIKFAYKVEGSDEEIIVATTRIETMLGDTAVAVHPQDDRYKHLHGKFVVHPFSTRRLPIVCDEFVDMAFGTGAVKITPAHDPNDYEVGKRCNLPFITIFNDDGYIIGDYGEFTGMKRFECRKKILEKLKALNLYRETLNNPMVVPICSRSKDVVEPLIKPQWYVSCSDMAASATEAVRSGELKIIPEHHTKTWYHWMDGIRDWCVSRQLWWGHRIPAYHVSFTDPSLQAGSSAHGTVNDDEQYWIVARSEAEALTKAAERFGVDASKIVLKQDEDVLDTWFSSGIFPFSVFGWPDQTKDLQTFYPTSLLETGHDILFFWVARMVFFGQKLLGKLPFKEVYLHPMVRDAHGRKMSKSLGNVIDPMDVIRGITLEGLHNQLVGSNLDPREIEKAKAGQKQDYPQGIPECGSDALRFALCAYITQARDINLDINRVLGYRFFCNKLWNATKFALLYFTGSEKFDTELSASAAINQMDAWILSRLAAAIEACNTGFESYDFAAATSACYAFWLYDLCDVYLECLKPIFQSGSEEQQTAARRTLYVCLDYGLRLLSPFMPFITEELYQRLPRANPAPSICVASYPSNTSWRSTKIESDVEFVQKAARIIRSARSDYNLPNKVKTEVYIVCTDSVPSEILKRYASDLATISYCSNVVFDSPAPQGCAILTVTGQCEVHLLLKGLVEADKEIAKLQKKSDQLVQTVGKLTQAIQAADYATKVPAEVQEANETKLSESRAEIERIAAAIETLKLM